The following coding sequences are from one Epinephelus moara isolate mb chromosome 7, YSFRI_EMoa_1.0, whole genome shotgun sequence window:
- the LOC126393471 gene encoding macrophage mannose receptor 1-like, producing MEEIYANVAYDKSVGPRASTNPTGRKSSERQFNGAVVLCLGLLSVFLLAGLIGLSVHYHNSSRRSAAELSSVKANLTERLQVSYNKSSALTEERDQLNVSLIEMTKERNWLERRCPAGWMVFSCSCYFVSFKSGSWDEARQDCKERGADLVVIDSAKEQTFVVSTGKTAWIGLTDRDEEGTWKWIDGTPLTLKNWEKKQPDNGGGDPQWGEEDCAHMRYGEWNDRSCDIHLQWICEKTAQHSALIATQCTWARCTEADKSCGHPFTHSLLLPTGNHSGLVWPLELGRNTERRLYGAVVLCLGLLSVLLLARLIGLGVHYYDSSRRSAAELSSVKANLTERLQVSYNKSSALTEERDQLNVSLIEMTKERNWLERCPAGWMVFGCSCYFLSNKTNSWDEARKDCKERGADLVVIDSAKEQLFLSKFTEKGTHAWIGLTDEAKEGTWKWIDGAPLSLKYWQKKQPDNGGGYANLGEEDCAHVIIPGENNRENWNDLSCFTSQRWICEKMFEIEGL from the exons ATGGAGGAAATCTATGCCAATGTTGCATATGACAAGTCTGTTGGCCCGAGAGCTTCGACAAATCCCACAG GTCGCAAGAGCTCAGAGAGGCAATTTAATGGAGCTGTTGTTCTCTGCCTGGGGCTGCTCAGTGTTTTCCTATTGGCTGGGCTCATCGGCCTCAGTGTCCACT ATCACAACTCCTCACGGCGTTCGGCTGCAGAGCTCTCCTCTGTCAAAGCCAACCTGACTGAGCGTCTCCAGGTCAGTTACAACAAGTCGTCTGCCCTGACTGAAGAGAGAGACCAGCTGAATGTCAGCCTCATTGAAATGACCAAAGAGCGGAACTGGCTGG AGAGAAGGTGTCCTGCAGGATGGATGGTGTTCAGTTGTTCCTGTTATTTCGTCTCTTTTAAGTCTGGTTCCTGGGATGAAGCCAGACAGGACTGcaaggagagaggagcagaTCTGGTGGTGATAGACAGTGCTAAAGAAcag acgTTTGTAGTGTCCACCGGGAAAACTGCTTGGATCGGTTTGACTGACAGAGATGAGGAAGGAACCTGGAAATGGATAGATGGAACTCCACTGACTCTGAA GAACTGGGAGAAGAAGCAGCCTGATAATGGTGGTGGAGATCCACAGTGGGGCGAAGAGGACTGTGCACATATGAGATATGGCGAGTGGAATGACCGGTCATGTGACATCCATCTGCAGTGGATCTGTGAGAAAACAGCTCAACATT CTGCCTTGATTGCAACTCAGTGCACCTGGGCCCGGTGCACTGAAGCTGATAAAAGTTGTGGTCACCcattcactcactctctgcttctTCCTACAGGCAACCACTCTGGTCTGGTTTG GCCACTTGAACTGGGTCGTAACACAG AGAGGAGACTTTATGGAGCTGTTGTTCTCTGCCTGGGGCTGCTGAGTGTTCTCCTGCTGGCCAGGCTCATCGGCCTCGGTGTCCACT ACTATGACTCCTCACGGCGTTCAGCTGCAGAGCTCTCCTCTGTCAAAGCCAACCTGACTGAGCGTCTCCAGGTCAGTTACAACAAGTCGTCTGCCCTGACTGAAGAGAGAGACCAGCTGAATGTCAGCCTCATTGAAATGACCAAAGAGCGGAACTGGCTGG AGAGGTGTCCTGCAGGATGGATGGTGTTCGGTTGTTCCTGTTATTTCCTCTCTAATAAGACTAATTCGTGGGATGAAGCCAGAAAGGACTGcaaggagagaggagcagaTCTGGTGGTGATAGACAGTGCTAAAGAACAG CTGTTCCTTTCTAAGTTCACCGAGAAGGGAACTCATGCCTGGATCGGTCTGACTGACGAAGCCAAGGAGGGGACCTGGAAATGGATTGATGGGGCTCCACTGTCTCTGAA GTACTGGCAAAAAAAACAGCCTGATAATGGAGGTGGATATGCCAATCTTGGGGAAGAGGACTGTGCCCATGTCATAATACCTGGAGAGAATAATCGAGAGAACTGGAATGATTTGTCTTGTTTCACCAGTCAGAGATGGATCTGCGAGAAAATGTTTGAGATTGAAGGTTTGTAA